In Theileria annulata chromosome 3, complete sequence, *** SEQUENCING IN PROGRESS ***, the sequence GTAAATGATTAAGTTCTTCatgatataaaatatgatttttACTTCTAAAACccaaatatattattactttattatttaatttcttttcttcaattaatttatatataggTCTTATACCAGATATTcctaatatactaattaatCCAAAATTAACCcaaataactaaaaaattgaaaaaataattccaaaaaataggattttggaaataaatgttcaaaattgatcgggttaggagaaataaattttcctctctaAATCAATCTTGCTGCTTCAATAACAcatttggaaaaaataattacaaaaagtaaaataaatatcaaaaaGGTTGCAAAATAGGAAATAGTGGGGTAATCTAAGTTAAGGAGctacgttacggtgcttggtcaagcagaTTAGGATAACTAACTATAGATAactaggtatataactaaagaaCTAGTAATGGTATAAATAGGTGATTGGAGCTGCTGTtgcaagcaccgtaacggagtaCCTGTTCCATTAGCAATAAgtagaaaattattattaaaattaatattagaaaatatagAAGATCttataaagaatttaatagtatcaccaacaattaaattacataaataaTTACTACAATTTcctttatatattctacgtttatataattctgTTTTTGTTActtcattaaatatatttttattcatatttattttataaaatgttttcaatgaatgtaaattatattccactttttttactattatttttatatttttctaatccaataaattaatcaCAAATAACcaaaaataactaaaaattaaccaaaaataactaattaactaaaattaactaaaaataattaactaaattaggattttaaaaataaatcccaaaattgatcgggttagaggaaataaaatttcctCTCTCTCCTAGATCTTGCTGCTGTAATTACATTTGGTATTGATGAGATTGTATATGCTTTAGGTATTTGTTTAGGTATAAGTTGTAAGAATCCAGaaagattaaatttaacatttggaaagaataatattaaaaattcattgAATAAAAGTTTAACTTCTTCACgtattaatttcattaattttgaatttattatttgttctATTCTTTCTATTTCTTTTTTATCTTTTATAAATGtacaaaaatttaatattatttcatcatTTGGTAAACTTGTTAAATCACAAtataattctaatatttcctattacgttacggtgtgaGGTCCAACAGAATAACATAACTAATCCCCCAAGGTACCCCGTAAGGGGATATAACTAACCAACTACTCCCctaataactaactaaaCTCCTTAAGTAATTAAGGTACTCCGTAAGGGGTACAACTAACTATAGAACTAAGTAcctaataactaattaCCCTAACTAACAGTAGTAGTACTGGTACTAGTACCGTAGaaccaagcaccgtaactgagggaaagggagctaaataactgtataactaagtaaCTAGTAGGGAGCCCCTTTCAGGGAGGATACGGGTGGCCGTgtgagcaagcaccgtaacgggatACCTTAATAGTATTTGGTATAGGAAATGGTGGTGAAAAAGTAGTTTTTTGATTAATATTACCATATCTTGGAAcaaatgtaataattttatccaaatctaaaacaaatattctTTCTAAAAAAAACCTTCATCAGTAAGATCTAATCTATCCATAAACCATTTTACCTAAACACAAATCAACATATAATTAAACAGTATTAGTACTCTTAAGTACCTAATTAGCCTAGTAGATAAGTATTTAGTGGCTAGTAGTCCTAAGTAGCCTAGTAGATAAGTAGTTAGTAGTCAGTAGTCTTAAGTAAGTCTTAAGTACAGTAGTATATAGTACTAGTCTACAGTAGTCTTATATACCTAAGttcttaagtagttaagtacaTAGTAGGCTTAAGTACTATAGCTAAAATACCCCTTAAGTACCTAATAAGCCTTAGATAGCTAAAATAACCCTTAAGTACCTAATAAGCCTTAGATAGCTAAAATAACCCTTAAGTAGTTAAATACCTAAAGTAGGTAAAATAACCCTTAACTAGTTAAATACCTAAAGTATGTAAAAtaacccttaactacctcTAATAGCCTTTAAGTAGCTCTAATATATCTACTAGTACTACTGTAGTACTACTTAATACtctttatatatataactaagaCTAGAGGTATTAAGATAGAATCCTATATCCATAATACCCTTAAGTACCTAGAATAGCCTTAATAGCCCTTAATATAACCCTAATTACCTAATATACCTATAGTACCCCTAGTATAGCCAATAACCTTAAGTACCTAATAGACTTAATAGGCTTAGAGTACCTACTGTATCTACTACCTAGTACCTAGAGTAAATACTTAAGGACTACTTAGATTAGTTAAGACTACTATACCTAATatccttaactactctatTACTCTACTACTATACTACTGTAGACTAgactactactactactactaccATAATTACtgtacttaactacttatgACTACTGTAGTACTACTATTAGTATTGATTAATGTATTGTATGATACAATATGTTGTGGATTACgatatagaatataaatagtaTCCGATGGATTAAATTGATgtaaaaaatcaattgtctaaaaaaaataattttattatttttgtttttacAATTTCATGTACAGATTGATCAGAATTTggtattaaattataattttgtattattttagCTTCTATACATTGATATTGTTGTTTACATATTATATCTTTTGGTATTggtacaaaattatttttcattattatattctcaTATCTCATTTCTAATTCACCTAAACATATTTATCCATACAAATTTCtctatacaaatatatttaattaaataaatatatttaattatatattaatttgaattaACATAAATGTCTCCAagatttataataatttggttcttgattagtaataataaaatttttattataaattttattaaatgattttattaatattttaaaccaattatcaaattctttattaattcCATTTAATTCATCACTTAAATAtctatacaattaattcaataattaatccaaataactaataattaactaaaattaggaaaaaataattaagaaaatgggtttaaaaaaataaatgtccaaaattgatcgggttagaggaaataaattttcttctctAAATTAGATCTTGCTGCTACCTAAACTACCTAATCTACTagtacttaactacttaattacCTACTACTTAATTACCTACTACTTattaactactcttaactacttaactataattagtattggtataaaattacattgGAATGAATTCATTTGCATTAAGTGAATTAAGTGAAgattgtaataatttagcAGCTTGATTGAAATATTCATAATCACTATTACCAAGACcaaaaatacaataattaatttttaaatttgtattatttatttctaattttttcaactaaataatatttaataattatgttatta encodes:
- a CDS encoding cytochrome reductase, putative (note;~Tap-24g11.q1c.C.cand.225 - score = 69.25;~3 probable transmembrane helices predicted for TA04090 by TMHMM2.0 at aa 7-25, 528-550 and 563-585) — translated: MIEDLSVIINLGLGISCIITQLYILKYKNKITKKLDFDKKCKIFYASQTGTSERFSRILYDKLLQFNICSNKPIDLEDFKEEEFYIEDSIFIFLISTHYDGLFPDNTKNFLKILKKLEINNTNLKINYCIFGLGNSDYEYFNQAAKLLQSSLNSLNANEFIPIYLSDELNGINKEFDNWFKILIKSFNKIYNKNFIITNQEPNYYKSWRHLCELEMRYENIIMKNNFVPIPKDIICKQQYQCIEAKIIQNYNLIPNSDQSVHEIIWIKLLHLFQDMVILIKKLLFHHHFLYQILLRYPVTVLAHTATRILPERGSLLLFSSLSLSYGAWFYGTSTSTTTVKLYCDLTSLPNDEIILNFCTFIKDKKEIERIEQIINSKLMKLIREEVKLLFNEFLILFFPNVKFNLSGFLQLIPKQIPKAYTISSIPNKNIKIIVKKVEYNLHSLKTFYKINMNKNIFNEVTKTELYKRRIYKGNCSNYLCNLIVGDTIKFFIRSSIFSNINFNNNFLLIANGTGTPLRCLQQQLQSPIYTITSSLVIYLVIYKENLFLLTRSILNIYFQNPIFWNYFFNFLVIWVNFGLISILGISGIRPIYKLIEEKKLNNKVIIYLGFRSKNHILYHEELNHLQNLNNFHISYAFSREQVNSSK